The Quercus lobata isolate SW786 chromosome 4, ValleyOak3.0 Primary Assembly, whole genome shotgun sequence genome segment TTGCCCTTGATGCTATCACCCATTTCAAGGCTCAGTTCTCCTTTGGCCAAATTGTGTCCATACCATGCATTACGGCCTTTTAGAAGTGTTACGTAAGTGTCAGCCAACAAAGGCCCTGCAAGTCTCTCTGGTTCTTCAGACAAGAGATGAGTGATAAATATCATCTCTGATGTACAGTGTGCAAAGTATACTGATTTGCTGGTGGCACTCTCATTGGTTAGAGCTGCTACCATTCCTGTGGAATCCAGAGAGtaaaagttaaaagagaataatTCATCAAACCATTATAATGTAAGAAAGTCACCATTTCCTTCAAATCAATAAATTACTACACCGTCTTACCAGGAAAAAATGTTATCAAACTTGAGTGCATATATGCTTTGAGTGTAATATTTTCATGAGCATAGATGTGTCCCATGTCTAGGAGAAATTAAAAGGCCCACATGGTGAACAAGTGACgtggtccaccattccactaaaaaacttccacatgtttaaaattgttagttagaaaatttttttaaacagaaattaattactgactcagtaattttaaacaagtggaggttttttagtagaatggtAGACAAATGATGTGATCTACCAGAggactctataatttctccaTGTCTAGATTAAGAAGTTGCAAAGTTGAAACCCCAATAATTatattggaaattttttttttttttttttgaggtaagtTATATTGGTCAAGTTTTTGTCCAAGCTACCAAGACCAAAGCAAACAAGTTATATGGATAGCACAAATCACACCCTCAATAATTAAGGACATTTTCCAAAGTTCTAAAATATAACCAAATACCATTTAGAATTTCATCTTTGTAGATAATGAACCAATCACAGCATAGATATAGAATGCATTCTTCCATTTTatacttcattttattttgcaCTATCAGGCATTTAAGAGTTAATGAGGTCAGATTCCTGAAATTTTCCTTCAGAGAAGTTTCCCATGACTCAAatcataataatattttaacaatattGTCACTATTTTGAAGCTGCATCCAACTTATACTCATCAAGCCTGAAGCCCAACTAGGAATGGTTGATATAAAAATGGGAATATATTAACatacatggaaaaaaaaaatcaacagtcGTGGCTCCtgataaatacatttattttgtttcttattgtCCAAGCACCATTAAGAAACTTAATCTTACCAGCTCCAATGGCATAGACATTCTTTAAGCCTCCCATAACTTCATGAGTAACAAGGTCACCATTGTCCCACACTATAAAGTGTGGCTGCCTCAAAAACATTGCCAATGGTCTCCTCCACTTTGCAGCTCCACATATTCGAGCATTAGCATATTCCTTGTTGTAGATCTCTGCCGCTATATTAGGTCCTCCCAGGTAAAGAATGTTCTCGATGGGAACACCAGCTGCAAAGCACCATATATTATCAGTGTGTCACAGGGAACAAAGCATTTATTATTAAGAGAGGGGAAAACCACGCAAGTaccaaaagaaacaaagaaacacCATCAAATTCACTGCTTAGTGAGACAGGAAGTAGCAATATTGACAGCAAAccttatttttcttaatatggGAGAGTCAATTCTACTTTTCTGTTTATCTTTTAGCTGTCCAAGAGTTGGAATATTCCAAGAAAGCATGGGCATAGTTTTAGATAAAAAAAGTGGAATAGGCAAGCAACTGGGAAACCCAGGTAGGAAGCTAATTTCCATCATACAAGGGAAAGACGGAGTGGTCAAATTAACTTGAATTGTATAAGGGACTTGCACAGAAACTACAGGTAAAGATCTGAAATGAAAAATACGCACACATACATTTGTCTATGTTGCAAACTTAAGAGCAAGTGTGAAAGTAAGTCTGAGGATTGCTTGTGGGTACTTCAAAAAAGAATATGGAAAACATGATCCACATAAATTTTCATCAGATCCTTGAGAATTTCATGTTCAACAAGAGAGTAAAAATTTGATCCAAAATCCAATCTAAAGCAAAGAAGACAAGCTAAGAGCTAGATGACAAACAGAAACTAGTATATTGCCAAAAAGAACAGACCGTCAGAGAAGAGGAAGCATTGCATGAAggaaaatatttatcaaaaaactTTGCCGCATCAATACTTTCAATTATATTCTTAATGACTTACTGTTGGTAGCATTCAACTGTGACCACAGATCACATTAACATGTTAAACATCTATATTCAAACAACTACAATCATGGCAATCAAATTCTTAGCCTCAAGGCATGATACTTGAAAATATTGCAAACAAATAGGACCAATTGGTAGTAAGCCATTTTTccagagaaagagagaactAAAATTGCTAAATAAAATGCAGATTCAACCAGGCATTCTCGTTTTAGAAAAGCAAATAACAATATTCAAGAAAAATGGAAGGAATCTTACTTGCTCGATTGATCATTTGAGTGGGAGTCACTATGCGTGGTTCAGGCTCCAATTCAGCCTCCACACCCTTTGCCAAAGAAATGATGACTGGTGCAGTTATTCTCTCTTTCCAATACCTACTAATTTCTTCAAATACCGCACGTGTTTCTGTTGATGGCAAGCCATTTACCACAATATCGGCATCCCACACAGCTTCCTGCAAGTTAGTGACAACCTTCAAAGGGCAGAGAGGGGTATCAATCATATTCAAACAAAACCCATCTTTCAAAATCTCATCGGCATTAAGTGTTCGATCGCCTAATCTTGCCTCGACATACTTCAAGTATGCACACCGCCTAATCAGTCTCCTCAACACATCCTCCCTTGAATTGATCACCTCAAACAAGTGTTCAGCCGTGGCTCTATCAACAGTTCTACCAGCTCTTCTCCATATCCTAATCTGAACCTTCTCTCTCAAATGACCATAGCTATCTTGCAACATAGCTGCAAAAACACTACCCCAAGCACCTGCCCCAACACCAACAATCCTCAATGGATCACCCTCAGCCTTTCCCATAAGGCGACGAAGCTGATCAACCTTCTCTTCAAAAACACCATTTGAATTATGAATTGCCCCATTGGAATCCTCATTATGGTTCATTACTTCAGTGGTTCCAACCATCTTCTTCTCCCAATAACACTAACCTCAAgctattcaaatttcaaagacaAATGCAATGGGTAAACAAAGACTAATactcacacaaacacacaaaaccTTTCTGGGAAATTTCTTTCAATCTTCAAACTCAAATTACAAGCCTTTATACATCTGATTCTTAAATCAATTTCTACAAATTCAGACACAACCCACTTCTGATTATCATATAAGTTTTGCACCCCAGCTACCACACAAGCTATAACCAACAAATCACCTGCTCAAAAACTATTAAAGAAACGATTTTGTAGGTGGGGTTTTCACCAAATTCAAAACCAGCCCCTCTATTTGAATTTTCAGCCACCAAAGACCCAACAAAACTGAAATTCTAGGGCATAAAAAGAAGATCCAAAAGGGTTTTACTATATGGGTTTTAACCTTTTTCTATCCAATCAGCAATATCTATCAaatatacaaacaaaaaaaagcatTGAAAACTCAAACTTTAACTTGGGTCATCTACCCCCACCAAAACCAACAAAGTTTTAAATcaaaaaaagctaataaaaGGAAGGGAAAGCAAAAACAAGCTGTACTGTACTTGTCGGCTGAGAGAGTCTACAAACGCGGTGACAATAATAGATGTGGGATTTGTTTCCTTGTGCTCCTAAGATATTTCAAACATTGgttatgaaattcaaaaaatgtgtaagaaaagaaaaaacaaagaaatgggtttgtgttgcGTGAACTGTAAGGGAAGGTTCAACTGTAACTTATGAGCTGCGTGTGCGGCTCTCTCTTGTATAGTTTAAGTAAGAATACGAGGATCGGATAGGAAGAGAAGGTTCGTCAGTTTCGACGAGCAAGCaccttgttgttgttgtttttctttttttctttttttttgagaatcgcAAGCACCTTGTTGTTAACGTTGTCATTTGTCACAACTCACACATTTCGTAAATCCCAATAACACTAACAcgattaaaaaaattgcattagatcagtttataatttttatttttttttttgctcaatcATCTTTACTAGAAGATAAAATTGATATCTTTAATTAACAATATATCAAATAGAGGCAGACTCAGGATGTTAAGCTAGCTAAAGCCggagtataaagaaaaaaacttcaaataggCATCCATATGGtattagaaaattataaatatacaaaactattgtttctaaatatattaagatgcaatcatctaccaataaagacaaaaacaaaaataaaattataattcttttaaaaaaaaaactattttatctattttatcacctcagtttacaaaacacccaaTACTAAATGTTCTactttttttatcacttcatttaaaataatataaacaactcattaaaataataaagaaagagagagaatttgagtttttaattGAAGGTAACAACTTACTACAGTCAATTggtatttataccagtttacagtaattgcaaaaaatttagttttaacttctccaataacacatgattttttggttctttggtgataaaatacttttttttttgctaaaatataatCACTATTGcgaatgtttttattatttttgttgagtttttgggttggatagttACTATTTGAATTAGCCTAGCTAGGTTGATAGGGAGAAGGGAACTTAGGGGAGCCTAAGGTTTTGGAAGGGGggcccaagtaaaaaaaatatatatataatatctataaaaaaaataaaaaaaaatgggaccTAGGGGGGCCCTAGCCCCCTTGGGCCCCTACCTGGATCCGTCCCTAAGTTTAAATCTATGTATCAAGGATAGTTGTCAATTTTGCTTTGGTAATCATTTCAGTTTATTAGAACAGAGTATTATTTTCAGTACCCATAACATTTTCAGAATTATTTGCGaagttatattatttaattcaaagatatatatatatatatatatatatagcttttagggttttgaagaaaaaaattgagaatatgaACATCACGAGCAGGGATGGAACCATGTACAAGAAGAGgggggctaaatttttttaaaatattaaataatagacatatatttaagattttagaaaataagtctaagaaaaattatatttacctCTCTCGACTTCGAATCCTAGTTTCGTCCCTGATCACGGGAACAACATTTGAAAGTATATCTAGTATGTTTTAATCATAAATCATCTCATATGTTCGTTGGTATAAGTTTTTGAACTAAATAAAACAATCAAACATGATTACACACTCAAAAGGACAAGAAATTCTACCTCTATGCACAAGGCTTGAtgattgatttggatttggttggGAATTCCCAACACTACAACTTTGTTAAAGAAATTTGGGCAGAGTTTTGTAGATTTTTGAGTTTCCAGGCTAGAGTCTAGAAGTGTGTTGCAATTAAAGACATGGTTGCGTTCTAAATGAAGGATCATTGACAACTTTATGACTGTGCTTTTGAAACTTCCTCTAAAGCTCTTGGGAACTGGTGTGCTTTGTGCTGTGAATCCCCTCTTTATTTATGAGGGAGGGAAGGCCTTATGATAGTATTAGGATGAGTTTTGAACTATCTAAAGCTATTAAATTTGGATGATTTCTACCTCCATAAATTGACTATATAAGAATtggaataagaaaaatttgattaaGTAGCTGAATATTCAGGTTTGAAcatgttttagtgttttgaCCATTGTTCTTTACTAAAAAATCAGATTGAAGTGAAGTTAGTGTCATTTGAAAGATAATTCAAACTGCAACGACTTTCACAAAAatggaattttcaaaatttacatgtCTACAATGCCAAAATTGCACTTGCGGTGTGAATCTAAAAAttgttcctttctttttgtgtgtgtgtgtgtgtgtggggcaAATATAgagtaaatttattttaatttaaaacttatcttttaaaatatttaattaaaatataaagttGGGACTATTTATCGATTATATATAACTAGAAGATCTTGTTTGGCCTTAATCATTGTGATGTGTATTAATCGTTAAAATTTGATTAAGATATAACTTTTAAAGGTAAATTACATAGTTAGTCCTTATCCTTTACACTAcatttcaatttggtccttaacatTTTCAAtgccgtgtcaatttatttcaTGCCGTTATTTCTTAGATGAAAAAACCCGATGTGTCAAacgaaataataaaaaatgatttttcatgCCACATCAGTTGCTAATTGTACCGCCATATcaaacatccaaaaaaaaaaaaaaaacctaattaaaatGTTCACACCTGAGTCACTTAAATCCCTAAAGTTTCTCTCTCATTAGTCCACATCTCCATCTCTTCTTCCTTGTCACATCCTCACACTCAAGATCTGAAGTTGTAGGTGGCGACACTGGCAACAAGGACTCCAGCACGGTGGATAGATTTGAGTTTGGGGGTTTTGAAAAAAGGGATTTTCatttggggtttgggttttttttcaatttgtttatgGCAGTTCTtgtgggtttggtggctgtTCTTGTGGGAGTTGACTTAATATTAGATGATAATTCACTTGGTGAGGAATAAATTGAAATGGTAAGTGTAAGAAGACTATGTGTAAGCATGTTCTAatcatctttatttttttcccaattacCAATAGATTTGGTTCTGTTTGTCAATGGAAAACACTGTAGTTGCATATTAAGCATTCAAATTAGGGGATGATATCAAGGAAGGCAATATGAAAATATCAAGGAAACAATCTTCATAATAGGTGCCCATGAATTCAAAtttctgatttttcctttttgtttttcccaaCTACCAGCAGAGTTTCTATTTGTAAATGGAAAACACTTTAGTTGCATATTTAGCATTCAGTCACTTTGTTGACTCACCCAGTTGCATATTTAGGATGAGGAGGAGATGAAGATGTGGACTAACGAAAGTGAAACTTTTAgggatttttcaaattttagaacCATTTAGGGAGATGTAACTCAgtgaatattttaatttggttttatttttttaatctaatatgGCGGTACAGTTGGTAGTTGATGTGTCATggaaacttattttttattattccattTGACATATCAGATTTTTCATCCAAAGGATAATAGTAGAGACTAAATTGGCACAACACTTAACAGGTTAgaaaccaaattgacacaattgaaatgttagggaccaaattgatataTGAGGTAAAGGATAGAGACTAACTATACAATTTACCCAACTTTTAATTTGGTGGTCCAATTGAAGCATATGATATGTTATTTAGATTGTTATAAATtctgtagttttttttttttgaaattaggaTGTTATCACAAGGTTGTGAAATGATAATTTGGCCCTTGGTGAGGTTAAACAAATTGAAGTTGCAACATGGGGTGTCTACAAAGACCAATTGTTTAGACATTTTAATCACATATTTAGTTGTCATTAACTAGACAATCACCAATATTTGTACAAGGAATGTAACTTCAACTTTGAATCTATCTaatagaaaaacacattttgtaACAAAATAGTTGGAAAATTGCTCTAACACCCCCTGAACTTTAAGGTAGTGGCTACTACACCCCTTGAACTTTATTTTGGTCAATTCACTCCTTAAACTTCTCACATGTGCCAAATTAATAACTCAGTTAGTCTTATATTACTATACTAATGGAAAATGCATGTGATACACACATGAAGTTTAAAATAGCAAATTGAAGCCTCTGAAACCAAtggaaagaacaaaagaaatgtGAAAGAGACGATCTAAAAAAGTCACAACAACAACCCTTCCTTCACTGTTGGAGTTCTTTAACCCACCATCAATCTCGCCGTCCATAGTCTCGATGGTGCCCTTCTTGGTTCAATTGAGCGTCATTCAATTGTAGACAAGAGAGGACATTTTGGTTAGGTGTTGAGTTTGTCTAATGGGTTTAAGGAGGCTTGGAAAGGTAGTGAGGGAGTGTGAGGAGGTCGTTAGGTTGGATCCTAATTATGTGAGGACTCATTAGCGTTTGGCCTCTTTCTCTGATTTATTGTTTTGGCTTGGGTGTCCATTTATGGAAATGAAATAATACATTGTTGCTGTTAGATTTTTAGATCTAGTTTGTGTGTTGTGGTAGTTGGTTCGTTGATTAATGCCATTATAATTTAGAGTCACAATTGGTTTATGCTTTTATGTTTCTTAATGTTTGGTTTATCCTTTTGGTTCTGAGTTATAGGAACTAGGAAAGGCCATTGGGTTGTTGTGTAACTTGTGTTTGAATCTAGATAATCAGTTCAAGTTCTTTGACTTTCTGGATTTGATGGTTTTTGTATTCCACTATTTTATGCCAATCaagtataatttaaaaatggCATTGAATGATTTCTACCACCTAAATCATGAACTAATtctcaattttagaaaaatggggttGAACATTCTCTAGAGACCcatgtttttctctcttctttccatTAGTTTAGAAGATTTGATTTGATACTTTCAACTTTAAGTGCGTCTCATATGCCTTTTTGTTAGTCtattaacaaaagaataaataagGTAGCAATTTGGCACATGTGTGAAGTTTAGGGTTCAAATTTGTCAAAAACAAAAGTTCATGGGGTATAATGATTACTACCTTAAAGTTTAGGAGGTGTTAGGGCATTTTTCCCAATATAgttatcaaaattcaaattagaattgtCTAAGTGTCCTTAAAATTTATGGTAAAGATATTAAGGTGTGTGTTTTAGGAGAAAGTATCCTATAAGACACTCTCTCCATGTCAACAACTTGTTTGGTGAGCCTTACCAATCAAAATAGGACACGTGTACCACCTTACCACCTTACCACCTTAAAGTACCATAACACATGTCCTATTTTGATTGGGAATACTCATCAAATAAGTTGCTGACATGGAGAGAGTGTCTCATAGGATACTTTAAGGTGGTAAGGTGGTACACGTGTCCTATTTTGATTGGGAATACTCACCAAACAAGTTGCTGACATGGAGAGAGTGTCGCATAGGATACTTTCTCTATGGTTTAGATAGTTTCATCAACGTTATCCTAATTT includes the following:
- the LOC115986952 gene encoding probable glycerol-3-phosphate dehydrogenase [NAD(+)] 1, cytosolic, giving the protein MVGTTEVMNHNEDSNGAIHNSNGVFEEKVDQLRRLMGKAEGDPLRIVGVGAGAWGSVFAAMLQDSYGHLREKVQIRIWRRAGRTVDRATAEHLFEVINSREDVLRRLIRRCAYLKYVEARLGDRTLNADEILKDGFCLNMIDTPLCPLKVVTNLQEAVWDADIVVNGLPSTETRAVFEEISRYWKERITAPVIISLAKGVEAELEPEPRIVTPTQMINRATGVPIENILYLGGPNIAAEIYNKEYANARICGAAKWRRPLAMFLRQPHFIVWDNGDLVTHEVMGGLKNVYAIGAGMVAALTNESATSKSVYFAHCTSEMIFITHLLSEEPERLAGPLLADTYVTLLKGRNAWYGHNLAKGELSLEMGDSIKGKGMIQGVSAVKAFYELLCQSSLSVLHPEENKHVAPVELCPILKTLYKILIIREFPCQAILQALRDETMNDPRDRIEIAQTHAVYRPYLLGHQP